From Merismopedia glauca CCAP 1448/3, one genomic window encodes:
- a CDS encoding GNAT family N-acetyltransferase has protein sequence MNLSLDTEKPRIEKLKQEHNLSNFDCGIDPINHFLQRFAWQNQKSDSSQTYIALIGDVVIGYYTLTVGEVSYGDAPERLKKGLARYPIPVIILARLAINRNFQGQRLGQGLLVDAMRRTLQVSDIAGIRAIVVHAKDDKAQALYQHFGFEPFIDESLILYRLLKDIRFMLASASGLSK, from the coding sequence TTGAATTTGTCTTTAGATACCGAAAAACCTCGGATTGAGAAGCTAAAGCAGGAGCATAATTTGAGTAATTTTGATTGTGGAATCGATCCTATCAATCATTTTTTACAACGCTTTGCTTGGCAAAATCAAAAATCAGATAGTTCTCAAACTTATATAGCCTTAATTGGGGATGTGGTAATTGGCTATTACACCCTTACGGTAGGAGAAGTCAGTTATGGTGACGCACCAGAAAGATTGAAAAAAGGGCTAGCGCGGTATCCAATTCCTGTTATTATTCTGGCTAGACTGGCGATTAATCGCAATTTCCAAGGACAGAGGTTAGGTCAAGGGTTGCTAGTTGATGCTATGCGTCGTACCTTACAAGTAAGCGATATTGCAGGCATTCGAGCAATAGTAGTTCATGCTAAAGATGACAAAGCTCAAGCATTGTATCAGCATTTTGGTTTTGAACCGTTTATAGATGAATCGCTAATTTTGTATCGACTTTTGAAAGATATACGTTTCATGCTAGCTTCTGCATCAGGGTTAAGTAAGTAG
- a CDS encoding DUF1778 domain-containing protein produces MLMRSPARSERIDIRISPSAKQLLQDAAEVQHKTLSEFVLHSAISAAEQALCDRQQLRLSAEQWTALMEALDAPPRRHPRMERLLQEASVFD; encoded by the coding sequence ATGCTCATGCGATCGCCTGCTCGTTCTGAAAGAATAGATATCAGAATATCTCCATCAGCCAAGCAATTGTTACAAGATGCAGCCGAGGTACAACACAAAACCCTAAGTGAATTTGTCTTACACAGCGCTATTTCTGCCGCAGAACAGGCACTTTGCGATCGCCAGCAATTGCGTCTCTCGGCTGAACAATGGACAGCTTTAATGGAGGCTTTAGATGCTCCACCCCGTCGCCACCCACGTATGGAAAGATTACTACAGGAGGCGAGTGTTTTCGATTGA